One region of Prinia subflava isolate CZ2003 ecotype Zambia chromosome 6, Cam_Psub_1.2, whole genome shotgun sequence genomic DNA includes:
- the LOC134552402 gene encoding uncharacterized protein LOC134552402, which translates to MCENGGFSFNHLIFNWIPRKTKSSFQKLYQSQGIMELRGTEPAFKAVPHSFTCHKNVPGESRNPRLVWVGRDLKDPLIPTPCHGRDMSPCPRLLPALSSLAWDTARDSGTATAALGGQSPPSWEKCVPKETAPASAAESGGGRIRNVERHFAIPYTILTGLCCNSLFLRTPRTPSPWALFTGSFFHGITPRMQLLQLEGPKGVIPWDYHGYSPCSWRDPRELFHGITLWIQPLQLEGPKGVIPWIHPMDTAPAAGGDPRSPRSPPRAGVAAELGRNTLCTFLGSPRLEKPSKVPESSLCPTLPGTQPRALSATSSPGIQNWEFDLLSQLWLHLFCCLRSFLQPPSTHRDLCVICGYGRGARPWDSAFLTRKQHFTLILIPILDTNQHRLITKLAPNKPPITGWAEQHISPQKHLNSPKNLSPKNSSEITYLLENFHCNCHTQSLMQTGTF; encoded by the coding sequence ATGTGTGAGAATGGTGGCTTCTCTTTTAATCACCTAATATTTAACTGGATCCCAAGGAAAACTAAAAGCAGTTTTCAGAAGTTATATCAAAGTCAAGGAATAATGGAGTTAAGAGGAACAGAGCCTGCCTTTAAGGCAGTTCCGCATTCCTTCACCTGCCACAAAAATGTCCCAGGAGAATCAcggaatcccagactggtttgggttggaagggaccttaaagatccttTAATTCCAACtccttgccatggcagggacatgtccccctgtcccaggctgctcccagccctgtccagcctggcctgggacactgccagggactcagggacagccacagctgccctgggcgGGCAGAGCCCACCCAGCTGGGAAAAGTGTGTCCCAAAGGAAACAGCTCCAGCCAGCGCAGCTGAAAGCGGAGGTGGAAGGATCAGGAATGTGGAAAGGCATTTTGCCATCCCCTACACCATCCTAACGGGGCTTTGCTGCAATTCCTTATTCCTCAGAACTCCCAGAACTCCGTCCCCCTGGGCGTTATTTACAGGGAGCTTTTTCCATGGGATCACCCCACggatgcagctcctgcagctggagggacCCAAGGGGGTTATTCCATGGGATTACCATGGatacagcccctgcagctggagggacCCAAGGGAGTTATTCCATGGGATCACCCTATGGatacagcccctgcagctggagggacCCAAGGGGGTTATTCCATGGATTCACCCCATGGatacagctcctgcagctggaggggaccCAAGGAGCCCCAGATCCCCACCCCGGGCgggggtggctgcagagctgggcaggaacaCCCTTTGCACGTTCCTGGGATCAccgaggctggaaaagccctccaaggtcCCCGAGTCCAGCCTGTGCCCGACCCTCCCTGGCACCCAGCCCcgagcactgagtgccacatccagcccagGAATACAAAACTGGGAATTTGATCTCCTGAGCCAGCTTTGGCTCCATCTCTTCTGCTGTTTAAGAAGtttcctgcagccccccagcactCACAGAGACCTGTGTGTGATATGTGGGTATGGAAGAGGGGCACGTCCCTGGGATTCAGCATTTCTGACAAGAAAACAACATTTCACACTCATTTTAATTCCCATTCTTGACACCAACCAGCACAGACTTATCACCAAACTTGCCCCAAACAAACCTCCCATCACAGGCTGGGCAGAACAGCACATttcaccccaaaaacacctgaACAGCCCCAAAAACCTCAGCCCCAAAAACAGCTCAGAAATCACATATTTGCTTGAAAACTTTCACTGCAACTGCCACACACAAAGTTTAATGCAAACAGGCACATTTTGA
- the ARL5A gene encoding ADP-ribosylation factor-like protein 5A, with translation MGILFTRIWRLFNHQEHKVIIVGLDNAGKTTILYQFSMNEVVHTSPTIGSNVEEIVVNNTRFLMWDIGGQESLRSSWNTYYTNTEFVIVVVDSTDRERISVTKEELYKMLAHEDLKKAGLLIFANKQDVKECMTVAEISQFLKLTSIKDHQWHIQACCALTGEGLCQGLEWMMSRLKIR, from the exons AGCACAAGGTGATCATTGTGGGGCTGGACAATGCAGGGAAGACGACCATTCTGTACCAATT ctccatgAACGAGGTGGTTCACACCTCTCCCACCATCGGCAGCAACGTGGAGGAGATCGTGGTGAACAACACGCGCTTCCTGATGTGGGACATCGGGGGCCAGGAGTCCCTGCGCTCCTCCTGGAACACCTACTACACCAACACCGAG TTTGTGATAGTCGTGGTGGACAGCACAGACAGAGAGAGAATTTCTGTGACTAAAGAAGAGCTGTACAAAATGTTAGCACACGAG GACCTGAAGAAAGCAGGGTTGCTGATCTTTGCTAACAAGCAGGACGTGAAGGAGTGCATGACAGTAGCTGAGATCTCCCAGTTCCTGAAGCTGACTTCAATTAAGGATCACCAGTGGCACATTCAGGCCTGCTGTGCTCTCACTGGAGAGGG ACTGTGCCAAGGCCTGGAGTGGATGATGTCCCGCCTGAAGATCAGATGA